The following proteins come from a genomic window of Diorhabda carinulata isolate Delta chromosome X, icDioCari1.1, whole genome shotgun sequence:
- the LOC130902241 gene encoding E3 ubiquitin-protein ligase sina-like, with the protein MTEQSLLNFTDELLESSWLYCAICKDILKPPIMLVETIGNICTTCLEETEVTNLKSMNNSALENVLSLLKLPCKFKLKGCMERCSYGKLSFHQNNCKFRTKICPMQKVSGCEWEGSSLDFADHFKQCHGDHVINFENDLFFLQTSLTERNVVKLLVMKQHTYMLRMQNNLEKNKIFYVICSLTDDYNSFCEYAVKHKGASDNYIKTKSKILSSYFIYDDIDESIAVEIDINALKQIAQVSDTITNIFKIKLEDSLAETMDEKILHFFECPVCKNFMKPPIYQCHSGHSLCNLCRPRLEKCPTCRSTFGNTRNYSLEGLTVGVMYPCIYHDSGCAEIGSASDILKHESECSFKPYSCPFPSCNSSDMQRQI; encoded by the exons ATGACAGAGCAATCTCTTCTCAATTTTACCGATGAATTACTTGAAAGCAGTTGGCTGTATTGTGCAATATGTAAGGATATCCTAAAGCCACCAATAATGTTGGTAGAAACCATTGGAAATATATGTACTACCTGTCTTGAAGAAACAGAAGtaacaaatttgaaaagtatgaataactcGGCATTAGAAAATGTATTGAGCTTATTAAAATTGCCTTGTAAATTTAAACTGAAAGGTTGCATGGAAAGATGTTCATATGGAAAATTATCTTTTCATCAGAACAATTGTAAATTTCGTACAAAAATATGCCCTATGCAGAAGGTGTCTGGTTGCGAATGGGAAGGAAGTTCTCTTGATTTTGCAGATCACTTCAAACAATGTCATGGAGATCACGTTATCAATTTTgagaatgatttatttttcttgcaaACCTCATTAACTGAACGAAATGTGGTTAAATTATTAGTAATGAAACAACATACTTATATGCTGAGAATGCAAAATaaccttgaaaaaaataaaatattttatgtaatatgCAGCCTAACTGATGATTACAATTCATTTTGTGAATATGCCGTGAAGCACAAAGGAGCTAGTGACAAttacattaaaacaaaatctaaaatacTTTCATCTTATTTCATTTATGATGATATTGATGAAAGTATCGCAGTTGAAATAGATATTAATGCACTTAAACAGATAGCTCAAGTTTCTGATactattacaaatatatttaaaattaaacttgaaGACTCTCTTGCAGAAACGAtggatgaaaaaatattacatttttttgaatgccctgtatgtaaaaattttatgaaaccaCCTATTTATCAATGTCATTCAGGTCACAGCCTATGTAATTTATGCCGACCCAGATTAGAAAAATGCCCTACTTGTCGATCTACTTTCGGAAATACCAGAAATTATTCTTTGGAAGGACTAACAGTTGGAGTTATGTACCCTTGTATTTACCACGATTCCGGGTGTGCAGAAATAGGGTCTGCAAGTGACATATTAAAACACGAAAGTGAATGTTCGTTCAAACCTTACAGTTGTCCATTCCCAAGCTGTAACTCTTCAG atATGCAACGCCAAATCTAA
- the LOC130902242 gene encoding probable 39S ribosomal protein L24, mitochondrial, whose product MKLTQFLLNRVGKWSKQFSNFPDRYIKRAMEQVHWRNPKGIQYKANAVIERKKFYFSTHRPWTLQFRQENAPGTRRKKVWIEPLKEWSHFRGDRVEILVGKDKGKQGIIKEIIQERNWVIVEGLNCELQQIGDNKDFEGVWVQSEKPLLVTSEISLVDPSDLLPTTFEWRYTEEGEKVRVSIRTGRIIPIPPSMEETYDYKTKSTYKEQPKDTKADDASEITFKPDLKTFEMDIMDKMNIKEERIPPKSYWY is encoded by the exons atgaaattaacacAATTTCTATTAAATAGAGTTGGAAAATGGtccaaacaattttcaaattttcctgACCGATACATTAAAAGAGCAATGGAACAAGTACATTGGAGGAACCCTAAAGGTATTCAATATAAAGCGAATGCTGTCATTGAACGTAAAAAGTTTTACTTCTCGACACATAGACCTTGGACACTTCAATTCAGGCAGGAAAATGCTCCTGGTACTAGACGTAAAAAAGTTTGGATTGAACCATTAAAAGAGTGGAGTCACTTTCGAGGAGATCGTGTAGAAATATTAGTTG GTAAAGATAAAGGAAAACAAGGAATAATCAAGGAAATAATACAAGAAAGGAATTGGGTGATTGTTGAAGGACTTAATTGTGAATTACAACAAATAGGAGATAATAAAGATTTCGAGGGAGTTTGGGTACAATCAGAAAAACCTTTGCTTGTTACATCTGAAATATCTTTAGTTGATCCATCAGATCTTTTACCAACCACTTTTGAATGGAGATATACAGAGGAGGGTGAAAAAGTAAGAGTATCAATAAGAACAGGCCGAATAATTCCGATACCACCTTCAATGGAGGAAACATatgattataaaacaaaatcaactTATAAGGAACAACCTAAAGATACCAAAGCAGATGATGCTAGTGAGATTACATTTAAACctgatttaaaaacatttgagATGGATATCATGGATAAAATGAACATCAAAGAAGAAAGAATACCACCAAAATCATATTGGTACtag
- the LOC130902243 gene encoding LYR motif-containing protein 4 isoform X1 encodes MSKPEVLKLFKSMIRESKKISSYNFSSFREYAIRRIRDGFKENKILSNPKEVQIAIQKAQSDLEIIKRQVIVGQLYSAEKLVIEHHLKN; translated from the exons ATGTCCAAACCAGAAGTactcaaattattcaaatctatGATAAgagaatctaaaaaaatatcatcataCAATTTTAG TTCTTTTAGGGAATATGCTATAAGAAGAATTCGAGAtggttttaaagaaaataaaatattgagtaatccGAAAGAAGTGCAAATTGCAATTCAAAAAGCCCAATCAGATTTGGAAATCATTAAAAGACAA GTAATTGTTGGACAATTGTATAGCGCAGAAAAGTTGGTGATAGaacatcatttaaaaaattag
- the LOC130902243 gene encoding LYR motif-containing protein 4 isoform X2, with protein sequence MSKPEVLKLFKSMIRESKKISSYNFREYAIRRIRDGFKENKILSNPKEVQIAIQKAQSDLEIIKRQVIVGQLYSAEKLVIEHHLKN encoded by the exons ATGTCCAAACCAGAAGTactcaaattattcaaatctatGATAAgagaatctaaaaaaatatcatcataCAATTTTAG GGAATATGCTATAAGAAGAATTCGAGAtggttttaaagaaaataaaatattgagtaatccGAAAGAAGTGCAAATTGCAATTCAAAAAGCCCAATCAGATTTGGAAATCATTAAAAGACAA GTAATTGTTGGACAATTGTATAGCGCAGAAAAGTTGGTGATAGaacatcatttaaaaaattag